The following DNA comes from Apis cerana isolate GH-2021 linkage group LG14, AcerK_1.0, whole genome shotgun sequence.
taaattatgggatatattttcaacatcatttatacaatatcttgtcatattttacatatatatatttcagattcAAATGGAAAATGTTGCCATAGTTCAACCTAcattgcatttaaaaaataaggaattaaatataaaaaaaaatatacaaaaaccaGCTCAGTCGCCTACCCATGCTACTAGCAGTGAAAGTAACACACATTTATCACAAAAGAAAGTGCGTGAAGTTCCCCCATATAGAGATCCTCCAGGTCCAGCTTCACCACCTTTAAGAACTTTACCTCCATACAGAGATCCTCCACCACCTAATTTAAATAGTCCTGGAAGATCACATTTTCAATCTAGTACAAATATTGGAAGTCCTCATGTTCATAAAGAAGATCAACCATCTTCCAGTAATTCTGTCAAACTAAAGAGAAATCTTATTCAGGTTCtacagataaatatattttttaaatataaaatacgtacACACATGCGCgtgcacatacacacacacaaaatatttcttatatttttcatatattatttcttatattattttgataaagagAAAGTGaatgagagagaaaattaaaggaataaattaatataaaaataatattacaatataattctcgttatcaatattattaatgtatgttTAGGAATTTCAAGAAACAAAAGGACAAACTCAATCTGTAAATCAATTATCTGGTCAAACTCAAAATATGGTTACTGTTGCTTACACTCAACGCTATGTTGAACTTATAAGACTAGTCAATAAACAACGTGATACTATTAATGCTCAACAAGCAGATCTTACTAAagtataaagttataaattcatatatatttataaatttataaaaaaaaatttaagatacattccaatatttatcttttagttTGAtgctgaaatattatattgggAAACTAAAAATAGAGAACAGATGCATCagatagattttatttctcaagAAGTAAATCGTATGGAAACTACGGGACGTCTTATTGAAGAAcaggtatatattttatacatttattattaattaataaaattgtaattatatttattgtttttatagttAAAAGAATTAGCACATGTTGAGGAAGAAAGTGAAATAGTTAGACAAcaagaaaaaacattaaaatcagaaattaCATTACTAAGATCAAAACTGGCAAATTGTGAAACAGAATTACTTCaatgtaaaaacaaaatcaggtaaaaatttattaagtttaaatattttaatgtaatacaatattaaaattattattattattattattttgtattatagatTAGTTATGGAAGAACTTGCTATAGAACAACACAATATAAGTCGTGAAACAGATGAAAGACAAATAATGGAACGTAAAATCATTACCGAAGTTGAACATCTTCAAAATGAAGTAGAACAAGCTAAACGTTCCGCTGAGTTAGCTTCACAATGTGCAGAAACATTAAAGCTTGAAGTAGTAAGTTTAGAATCTGCAATTGttgagaaaaaattacaagtaGAACGATTAGTAGCGGATATGAAAGAAGCTAATTTACAAAGTCTTGCTGTTGCTTGTCAAGATGAACaagtaaaatcattatttgaaggtatttaaaatttgaattaaaatataattaaaaattttatttaattatatattaaatattatataatatgttcatTTGATAGGTGCCCACAAACCCGGCAGTACACGTAAAATGATAGGTTCACCAAGGCAATTGGAGACTGCAGTACCTACAAGCAAGAATCCACATGGTGTTTGGGTATAAACATGTGTTATTCGATATACTTTGCGATATcgattataatactttttatttttaatatagtaagCAATTAAACATTTCATGTAGAATTATATGTGCAATTTGCACATCAAGTAGAAATTTACAACGTAAGTCAGATCTTTTACTTTTGTATTACATGTAtacattaattgttttattcactggccatataattttcaacaaacttaactataagtttaattaataatttaaatattatttgtatatatttagcaCGAAAAAGAATTGGACAATACATTTATCCAaagtattacaattataaatcatgcaattcatatattacttgcatgtttttaagaaaatgtatttgtaatttaagaaaatgtatttagaaattgttacaaatttcacgaaattattACTTgagataagattatatattttctatattatcaaaataattctgtGAATTAAGTGCATTTACATGCACTacatacttaaaatattaacataatatatatgtattgtgtATCTTGTACATATCGTTGAAAATATGTGATAATGAAGtctgaaaaattctattctatcttCTATTAGTTTACATTaactttatttctaaatatttaaaaatctattttttttttttaaatttcaatccaaaatcaaattcattgtattttgtttaacaaatttaattttatataaaatttgtttaacttgcatttattttatatttaagtttgctttgatttatatcataataattttcgttattttatgtttattgttaatgcatattcattaaaataacattttcacaCTGCcattattagtaattatcttttaaatataatgaataagtatatagcatattatatttcatatgtaatttcatttttataaaaactaatcttgtaattttattgtcgataatattgatttttttttttataatgtttaccAAAgtgtgttaattttttattaagaataaacatatattgtacaataaaatataaaagttattaaaaattaaaattaaaataaattaaaattaaaatatgaaatatatttatttatttaattgattatatatatattttacaaatataaatataaatatatatttataaaatttttgaaaatataatataaatatattaaaaaatatttttatatcatgaataatatatatccttCTAAATAAgatcgaaatcaaattttataaaatgattatgagATCTATTAAATACCTTATCTATGATTGATGTGATTATAATTTCGCGCGTTTTTGAATTCGATACCTTAGAAAACGATAAATACTagtaatacttttaaattacatataactgtaaatatatagataaataaaagaaaacattattaaataagttcaatatttgaagtatgattataatttattataatatgatatttaaataatttaaataatttattaaattataaatttaataaagatttaaataatatttattttatgcatttttcaAGCAAATATGAGTCTTTGGGTGGATAAATATCGTCCAACAAC
Coding sequences within:
- the LOC108000962 gene encoding ras association domain-containing protein 8 isoform X1; the encoded protein is MELKVWVEGIQRIVCGVTETTTCQDVVYALAHATGQTGRFTLVERWRTNERLLAPYENPLKILVKWGEYSSEVQLILRRSTPENNKASSSLGTRLNHGTRSNGIMSPTTEHITTNNGQDDTKNTVIPNSEFDDLQGCLDRNRDIRKSLTFGGLHGHVMENNTEIQMENVAIVQPTLHLKNKELNIKKNIQKPAQSPTHATSSESNTHLSQKKVREVPPYRDPPGPASPPLRTLPPYRDPPPPNLNSPGRSHFQSSTNIGSPHVHKEDQPSSSNSVKLKRNLIQEFQETKGQTQSVNQLSGQTQNMVTVAYTQRYVELIRLVNKQRDTINAQQADLTKFDAEILYWETKNREQMHQIDFISQEVNRMETTGRLIEEQLKELAHVEEESEIVRQQEKTLKSEITLLRSKLANCETELLQCKNKIRLVMEELAIEQHNISRETDERQIMERKIITEVEHLQNEVEQAKRSAELASQCAETLKLEVVSLESAIVEKKLQVERLVADMKEANLQSLAVACQDEQVKSLFEGAHKPGSTRKMIGSPRQLETAVPTSKNPHGVWV
- the LOC108000962 gene encoding ras association domain-containing protein 8 isoform X2; this encodes MELKVWVEGIQRIVCGVTETTTCQDVVYALAHATGQTGRFTLVERWRTNERLLAPYENPLKILVKWGEYSSEVQLILRRSTPENNKASSSLGTRLNHGTRSNGIMSPTTEHITTNNGQDDTKNTVIPNSEFDDLQGCLDRNRDIRKSLTFGGLHGHVMENNTEIQMENVAIVQPTLHLKNKELNIKKNIQKPAQSPTHATSSESNTHLSQKKEFQETKGQTQSVNQLSGQTQNMVTVAYTQRYVELIRLVNKQRDTINAQQADLTKFDAEILYWETKNREQMHQIDFISQEVNRMETTGRLIEEQLKELAHVEEESEIVRQQEKTLKSEITLLRSKLANCETELLQCKNKIRLVMEELAIEQHNISRETDERQIMERKIITEVEHLQNEVEQAKRSAELASQCAETLKLEVVSLESAIVEKKLQVERLVADMKEANLQSLAVACQDEQVKSLFEGAHKPGSTRKMIGSPRQLETAVPTSKNPHGVWV